One genomic region from Cardinium endosymbiont of Dermatophagoides farinae encodes:
- a CDS encoding tetratricopeptide repeat protein yields the protein MDKKYSLITGRINISTFCCLLMFWVIPGQLFGIPLSIARIVRTFEGQNKQKVAQAKGGEATAVDAGDPKSAHSPALSNVQEARLAIDEAIKDNKLVNHPATWYYRGAIYDRLLRDDIASENASALLHEALTAYAQAKQLSLSKSKQFHSFALGNLAALWRYFLNRGMGYYRQEAFDQAIDQFAICRRILPEEPTPLLHMAIVYHSTDQSEAALRCYKDYVAIQGPQFAVARAMAAIHYHKLKNFDKAIAILNEALLQFPFNNELLEEKCLVYEASGRIDDYVASLTAGIQRKEMDACYAYAYLLERQGHIEAAIGYYQQILKTHPDQYDALRQMAFLFYNEAIKLYAHTLKSVRKRANWKTLPWLTCVG from the coding sequence ATGGATAAAAAATATTCTCTGATTACTGGTAGAATCAATATAAGTACATTTTGTTGCTTACTGATGTTTTGGGTCATCCCTGGTCAGCTTTTTGGTATACCTTTATCCATTGCTCGGATTGTGCGTACCTTTGAAGGTCAAAACAAGCAGAAGGTTGCTCAAGCAAAAGGTGGTGAGGCTACAGCGGTAGATGCTGGTGATCCAAAATCAGCTCATTCACCTGCGCTCTCTAATGTCCAAGAGGCTCGCTTGGCTATAGATGAAGCCATTAAAGATAATAAGTTGGTGAACCACCCTGCTACCTGGTATTATAGAGGAGCTATTTATGACCGACTCTTAAGGGATGATATTGCTTCGGAAAATGCATCTGCTTTGTTGCATGAAGCACTTACAGCTTATGCCCAAGCCAAACAGTTAAGTTTATCTAAAAGTAAGCAGTTTCATAGTTTTGCGCTTGGTAACCTGGCCGCTCTATGGCGTTATTTTTTAAATAGGGGCATGGGCTATTATAGGCAAGAAGCATTTGATCAGGCCATAGATCAATTTGCTATTTGCAGGCGTATTCTTCCAGAAGAGCCTACCCCATTGCTGCATATGGCTATTGTCTATCATAGCACGGATCAATCAGAAGCAGCATTGCGCTGCTATAAAGACTATGTAGCAATACAAGGGCCACAGTTTGCTGTTGCACGTGCTATGGCTGCTATTCATTATCACAAGCTTAAAAATTTTGACAAGGCCATAGCCATCCTCAATGAGGCACTGCTTCAATTTCCTTTTAATAATGAGTTATTAGAGGAAAAATGCTTAGTCTATGAAGCTTCTGGTAGAATAGATGATTATGTTGCTTCTTTAACTGCTGGGATCCAACGTAAAGAGATGGATGCATGTTATGCATATGCTTATCTCCTGGAGCGTCAAGGCCATATTGAAGCGGCCATTGGCTATTACCAACAAATCTTAAAGACGCATCCGGATCAATATGACGCGTTGCGTCAGATGGCTTTTTTATTTTATAATGAAGCTATAAAACTATATGCCCATACCCTAAAATCAGTAAGGAAAAGGGCCAATTGGAAAACCTTACCCTGGCTGACTTGTGTGGGTTGA
- a CDS encoding ankyrin repeat domain-containing protein, translating into MMLLTTLFWALCRAALLSIYSCTFHHLKVGPDILPFCLSNQDIMYTTKNAANNHASALRCNLDPPATLSASSPYAQYGKRKASIPYTTLHEPVKSVDRKAFEAMLKLMPKNQLAELINQKDKDGYTPLLWCLDLDVLSRLNSHQKRDYLYILKCLLHHPSCDVFVRDNHGKNMLHWAVINKYEKACQAIFNRLRRERGGEVKRLINQTDCFGYHPLHYLFLGDSEAYSEEHSAILQQFLDHDLCDINAKDADGLPVLYWLIQCNHPNLAKKLLESGRLETFTQFIWKQLNEYYAAEPINRFRFWKELSSAVREILSTCVKFLADSGPDDPNIHTKKLLLTRYFCLDQYNYNKLYTNDLVKKLFNEQIDLILALYKFGGQIYPILGLYGLDMLLEQVQNNHHQMDCDETEG; encoded by the coding sequence ATGATGCTATTGACCACCTTGTTTTGGGCATTGTGTAGAGCTGCCTTGCTATCTATTTATTCCTGTACGTTTCATCATTTAAAAGTAGGTCCGGATATTTTACCCTTTTGTTTATCCAATCAAGACATAATGTATACAACTAAAAACGCAGCCAATAACCATGCCAGTGCACTCAGGTGTAACCTAGATCCACCGGCTACCCTTTCAGCTAGTAGTCCATATGCCCAATATGGAAAGCGTAAAGCATCTATACCGTATACCACGCTCCACGAGCCAGTTAAGTCAGTTGATAGAAAGGCTTTTGAAGCAATGCTGAAGCTTATGCCAAAAAATCAGCTTGCAGAATTAATAAACCAAAAAGATAAGGATGGCTATACCCCTTTATTATGGTGTCTAGATCTTGATGTGTTAAGTAGGCTTAATTCCCATCAAAAAAGAGACTATTTATATATCTTGAAATGCTTGTTGCACCATCCTAGTTGTGATGTTTTTGTGCGGGATAACCATGGTAAAAATATGCTCCACTGGGCAGTTATTAATAAATATGAAAAAGCTTGCCAAGCAATATTTAACAGGTTAAGAAGGGAAAGAGGAGGTGAAGTCAAGCGGCTGATCAATCAAACGGATTGTTTTGGTTATCATCCTTTACATTATTTATTTTTAGGTGATTCAGAAGCTTATAGTGAAGAACATTCAGCTATACTGCAACAGTTTTTAGATCATGACCTATGTGATATTAATGCAAAAGATGCCGATGGTTTACCTGTGTTGTATTGGTTGATTCAATGCAATCATCCAAATCTTGCAAAAAAGCTATTAGAATCTGGGCGCTTAGAAACATTTACACAATTTATCTGGAAACAACTTAACGAATATTATGCTGCTGAGCCCATAAACCGTTTCAGGTTTTGGAAGGAGTTATCAAGTGCTGTGCGGGAAATTTTAAGCACATGCGTAAAATTTTTAGCAGATTCTGGTCCAGATGACCCAAATATACATACAAAAAAGCTTTTATTAACAAGGTATTTTTGCTTAGATCAATATAATTATAATAAATTGTATACAAACGACTTGGTAAAAAAATTATTTAATGAACAAATCGATCTAATATTGGCATTATATAAATTTGGAGGACAAATCTATCCAATACTAGGATTATATGGATTAGATATGCTCCTGGAGCAGGTTCAAAACAATCACCATCAGATGGATTGTGATGAAACAGAAGGTTAA
- a CDS encoding AAA family ATPase, translating to MDSKKGDKALKIADQQGYVSLSMQIPVGSADVKEMIAQKLYADKTAYITKLFNTNGIYYFFTRPRRFGKSLLLDTIDQIAKGNKELFKACAIYKDKTYKWKRYPVIWFNFSKLAKDSSEKLQNNLIDILYSFAKNYTIDRNEIDPIIGEPTVEGTLEKLINALTKLDNGYEPTPIILIDEYDSPLISCEKEQYEAVLSVLSSFFKVLKARQKDCKFIFVTGVTKFHLSGLTSGANSANDISLHEDYAGMLGYTEEDIEKLFFDDKQLYINEVITSLQENWGKADNYTDEQLKQALKDYYNGYCFSRNKRVRRMYNPDSILKFFKDKSFGNYWSNSGNPAILLQQIKNNINRFTVLWDQSSFPISQLDFETPAGALFEIALFPLMYQTGYLTLDPNGFKADTRADKNATDYYLKFPNQEVQSALKLTLSRFVVQKQQETGIAYSDSILEALRNEKWCGFLNLIKGLAYLKQVTIF from the coding sequence ATGGATTCTAAAAAAGGAGATAAAGCGCTAAAAATAGCGGACCAACAAGGATACGTGTCCCTAAGTATGCAAATTCCCGTTGGCAGCGCTGATGTCAAAGAGATGATTGCACAAAAGTTGTATGCAGATAAAACTGCCTATATCACTAAACTATTTAATACGAATGGTATATATTATTTCTTTACACGACCACGTAGATTTGGTAAATCTCTACTACTAGATACCATAGACCAAATAGCAAAAGGGAATAAAGAATTATTCAAGGCATGTGCTATTTATAAAGATAAAACCTATAAGTGGAAAAGATATCCGGTCATTTGGTTCAATTTCTCAAAGTTGGCTAAGGATAGTTCAGAAAAACTACAAAACAACTTGATAGACATATTATATTCCTTTGCTAAAAATTATACTATAGATAGAAATGAAATAGATCCTATTATAGGTGAACCAACCGTGGAAGGTACACTAGAAAAGTTGATTAATGCGTTAACAAAACTAGATAACGGTTATGAACCTACTCCTATTATCTTAATTGATGAATATGATAGTCCATTAATATCTTGTGAAAAAGAACAGTATGAAGCAGTACTTTCTGTTCTTAGTTCGTTTTTTAAAGTTTTAAAAGCGCGCCAGAAGGATTGTAAATTTATTTTTGTAACAGGCGTAACTAAATTTCACCTATCTGGCCTTACCTCAGGGGCTAACTCGGCCAATGATATATCCTTGCATGAGGACTATGCAGGGATGTTGGGCTATACAGAAGAGGATATTGAAAAACTGTTTTTTGATGATAAACAGCTATATATTAATGAAGTAATAACCAGTCTACAGGAAAACTGGGGTAAAGCAGACAACTATACAGATGAACAATTAAAACAAGCGTTAAAAGATTATTACAATGGCTACTGTTTTAGTCGCAATAAGCGTGTAAGGCGGATGTATAACCCAGACTCCATATTGAAGTTCTTTAAAGATAAATCATTTGGTAATTACTGGTCTAACTCTGGTAATCCTGCCATCTTACTACAACAAATAAAAAACAATATCAATAGATTTACTGTCCTTTGGGATCAATCTAGTTTTCCAATCAGTCAGCTAGACTTTGAAACCCCAGCAGGCGCTCTTTTCGAGATAGCTTTATTTCCTTTAATGTACCAAACAGGTTATCTGACCTTAGATCCTAATGGATTTAAAGCAGACACACGAGCAGATAAAAACGCAACGGACTACTATTTAAAGTTTCCGAATCAGGAAGTGCAATCTGCTTTAAAGCTGACTTTATCTAGGTTTGTAGTTCAAAAACAACAGGAAACAGGAATAGCATATAGCGATTCTATTTTAGAAGCATTAAGAAATGAGAAGTGGTGTGGCTTTTTAAATCTTATTAAAGGGCTTGCTTATCTAAAGCAGGTTACCATTTTCTAG
- a CDS encoding LolA family protein: MLIAKLWHFLVVLFRPRLWWFVAVLSAFAADEKVLEILEKTVDEKALEILDKTSAYYQGLEDFRAVYGVTIKYPEEDTVQCGKMEITARGQQYRLSYGKKKTITDRKTVDKKETITDGKTVWVYDEDLNEVTISEYAKTDSDLNFAELYNLYQQGYQSVYIGERIVHKTKNIIRDIVQLTPLDEGSSFKSITLEVDRATAQIHRWEVVQNEETRYICTVCRFSVNIPLSDDYFTFDMGAHPGVEVIDLRESEEEQCEKTADVDEG, from the coding sequence ATGCTAATCGCTAAGCTCTGGCACTTTTTAGTCGTATTATTTAGACCACGCTTATGGTGGTTTGTTGCGGTGCTCTCTGCTTTTGCAGCGGATGAAAAAGTACTTGAAATCTTGGAGAAAACTGTAGATGAAAAAGCACTTGAAATCTTGGATAAAACTTCTGCCTATTACCAAGGACTGGAAGACTTTAGAGCGGTCTATGGCGTGACCATTAAATATCCAGAAGAGGATACCGTTCAGTGTGGTAAAATGGAGATCACTGCTCGAGGGCAGCAATATAGGCTATCCTATGGCAAAAAAAAGACTATAACGGATAGAAAAACCGTTGATAAAAAAGAGACTATAACGGATGGAAAAACCGTTTGGGTATATGATGAAGATCTAAACGAGGTTACCATTAGCGAGTATGCTAAAACAGACTCCGATTTAAATTTCGCTGAATTATATAATCTCTATCAACAAGGGTATCAATCCGTTTATATTGGAGAACGTATCGTACACAAAACCAAGAATATAATACGAGATATTGTCCAGTTAACACCGCTTGATGAGGGTAGCAGTTTTAAAAGTATTACCCTTGAAGTGGATCGTGCTACCGCACAAATTCATAGATGGGAAGTAGTACAAAACGAAGAAACGAGGTATATTTGTACAGTTTGTAGATTTTCCGTTAACATTCCGCTATCAGATGACTATTTTACCTTTGATATGGGTGCACATCCGGGCGTAGAGGTTATAGATCTCCGGGAGAGTGAAGAAGAGCAGTGTGAAAAAACGGCTGATGTAGATGAAGGGTAG
- the frr gene encoding ribosome recycling factor yields MEVIQQHLDEAERSMDKAYIHAQDAFAKINAGRALPTMLHHLMVSYYGNPTPLHQIAAISTADPRTLTVQPWEQSMIPHIEKAIAESQLGFSTRNDGRVVMVMLPPPSEERRKSLVKLIKNEAEKGRVVIRNLRRDYKEMLKATQKDGIPEDAIKRAEKKLQELTDGYIDKINHLLALKEADVMAV; encoded by the coding sequence ATGGAAGTTATTCAACAACATTTAGACGAAGCTGAGCGCAGCATGGATAAAGCTTATATCCATGCGCAGGATGCTTTTGCAAAGATTAATGCAGGACGTGCGCTACCTACTATGTTACACCATTTGATGGTGTCTTACTATGGGAATCCAACACCACTCCATCAAATCGCTGCTATTAGTACTGCTGATCCGCGTACTTTGACGGTTCAACCATGGGAACAAAGTATGATTCCCCATATAGAAAAAGCGATTGCAGAGAGTCAGCTTGGATTTTCTACTAGAAATGATGGCCGTGTCGTTATGGTTATGCTGCCTCCTCCTTCTGAAGAAAGACGCAAGAGTTTGGTAAAGCTTATTAAAAATGAAGCGGAAAAAGGAAGAGTGGTGATTCGAAATCTTCGCCGTGACTATAAAGAAATGCTCAAGGCTACGCAAAAAGATGGTATACCAGAAGATGCTATAAAAAGGGCAGAGAAAAAATTACAAGAGCTTACGGATGGCTACATTGATAAAATCAACCATCTTTTAGCCTTAAAAGAGGCAGATGTAATGGCTGTATAG
- the sufC gene encoding Fe-S cluster assembly ATPase SufC encodes MLTIADLHVHIGSKKVLNGVSLQVDAGQVHAIMGPNGAGKSTLAAVLAGKPGYEVTGGRILLHGQDLLQLAPEARAALGLFLAFQYPVEIPGVTTTNFLKTAINQIRKQGELPPLDAVAFLALLKEKRKLLRMDDALVQRSLNEGFSGGEKKRNEMLQMAVLDPSLAILDETDSGLDIDALTIVAQAINQLRGAANAMVLITHYQRLLDHVVPDVVHIFYDGKIIASGDYTLAKRLEKEGYAWITKLHL; translated from the coding sequence ATGCTTACGATAGCAGATTTACATGTACATATAGGCAGTAAAAAAGTACTCAATGGCGTAAGCCTTCAAGTAGATGCAGGTCAGGTGCATGCGATTATGGGGCCCAATGGCGCGGGTAAAAGCACTTTAGCGGCTGTTTTAGCAGGTAAGCCTGGTTATGAAGTAACAGGAGGGCGTATCTTGCTGCATGGTCAAGATCTATTGCAGTTAGCGCCAGAGGCTAGGGCGGCACTTGGTCTTTTTTTAGCCTTTCAATATCCGGTTGAAATTCCAGGTGTAACGACCACTAATTTTTTGAAAACGGCGATCAACCAGATAAGAAAACAGGGGGAGCTGCCTCCTTTAGATGCTGTTGCCTTTTTGGCGCTTTTAAAAGAGAAGCGCAAACTACTCCGTATGGATGACGCTTTGGTGCAGCGTTCGCTCAATGAAGGCTTTTCAGGAGGCGAAAAGAAAAGAAATGAAATGTTGCAAATGGCTGTATTGGATCCTTCTTTGGCCATTTTGGATGAGACCGATTCTGGTTTGGATATTGATGCCTTAACTATTGTAGCGCAAGCCATCAATCAGTTGCGCGGGGCAGCCAATGCGATGGTATTGATTACCCATTACCAAAGGCTATTGGATCATGTGGTTCCAGATGTGGTTCATATTTTCTATGATGGAAAAATTATAGCATCCGGCGATTATACACTTGCCAAACGGTTGGAAAAAGAAGGGTATGCATGGATTACAAAACTTCATTTATGA
- a CDS encoding SufB/SufD family protein: MMAFINWLAEAFATFSTTDPCYTERLCFFNKVSQPAFIASQKEAYTNLRELLELLTRQAYHSHLPIQPVLPVGGYALPEAVTLTFVNGCPSGDLHAGVALHSVAALPLFKQQEVLDTYMADIGASDDLFVLLNRVLSPDSYLLEVTGQKVIVLRHIVTDAARHVVPHLMIKVGRESQVTIIESWHMAACNMPAFINNLTHILLEEAAHLVYHTLYTDAPSCCQVNSLYCNQKDHSTFTHHTFSFGAAMLRMHIRAQMNGSYARANLYGLSALAATEKVAQQIQVTHIAPHSLSKQHYKSILGGQSVGSFSGKIYLTPAAQQTNAYQTNNVLILSDAAHHYAKPQLEIYADDVKCSHGATAGQLDEAQIFYLQTRGIAAPLAKRLLLEAFGSEIIDSVTLAPLQDYLSDQLVAKLVNL; this comes from the coding sequence ATGATGGCATTTATAAATTGGTTGGCAGAGGCTTTTGCAACTTTTTCTACTACAGATCCTTGCTATACAGAGCGGCTATGCTTCTTTAATAAGGTAAGCCAGCCTGCTTTTATAGCCAGTCAAAAAGAAGCCTATACCAACCTTCGTGAACTCCTTGAGTTGTTGACGCGTCAGGCTTACCATTCCCATTTACCGATTCAACCCGTTCTACCGGTGGGTGGGTATGCGCTTCCTGAAGCAGTGACCTTAACCTTTGTAAATGGCTGCCCATCTGGCGATCTTCATGCAGGGGTTGCGTTGCACAGCGTAGCAGCGCTACCCCTCTTCAAGCAGCAAGAGGTCTTGGACACTTATATGGCTGATATTGGAGCCAGTGATGATCTTTTTGTGCTATTGAATAGGGTCCTCTCTCCAGACAGCTACCTGCTCGAGGTTACTGGGCAAAAAGTGATTGTTTTGCGGCATATTGTTACCGATGCTGCCCGTCATGTAGTCCCCCATCTGATGATTAAAGTAGGCAGGGAAAGCCAAGTAACCATAATAGAAAGCTGGCATATGGCAGCCTGTAACATGCCAGCTTTTATAAACAACTTGACCCATATTCTACTAGAAGAAGCTGCCCATCTAGTTTACCATACCCTTTACACAGATGCGCCCTCATGTTGCCAAGTAAATAGCCTCTATTGCAATCAAAAGGACCATAGCACTTTTACCCATCATACCTTTTCCTTTGGTGCTGCTATGTTGCGTATGCATATTAGGGCTCAAATGAATGGCAGCTATGCCCGTGCCAACCTATATGGTCTATCTGCTCTTGCTGCAACAGAAAAAGTAGCACAACAGATCCAAGTGACCCATATTGCGCCCCATAGCCTGAGCAAACAACATTACAAATCTATCCTAGGTGGTCAGTCAGTAGGTAGTTTTAGTGGTAAGATTTACCTAACACCTGCTGCACAGCAAACCAATGCTTACCAAACCAATAATGTGCTGATTTTATCCGATGCAGCCCACCATTATGCCAAACCGCAATTGGAAATTTATGCAGATGATGTCAAATGTTCCCACGGTGCAACGGCTGGGCAGTTAGATGAAGCACAAATCTTTTACTTACAAACACGCGGCATAGCCGCTCCCTTAGCCAAAAGATTATTATTGGAAGCCTTTGGTAGTGAAATCATTGACTCCGTTACGCTTGCACCATTGCAAGATTATTTGTCTGATCAGCTCGTAGCAAAGCTTGTAAATTTGTAG
- a CDS encoding aminotransferase class V-fold PLP-dependent enzyme, with protein sequence MFATRPLDIGQIRALFPILNQQVHHTPLVYFDNAATVHKPLSVIDSAIHFYQQDNANIHRGVHALAARSTTALEETRLAVQKFIHAPEVENIVFTSGTTEAINLIAATYGAMVVGEGDEVVISEMEHHANLIPWQLLCKQRKAILRVIPIDDKGQLDLTHLSFTTRTKIVALSYVSNTLGTINPIKTIIDQAHEIGAVVVIDGAQAVAHMPINVTDLDCDFFVFSAHKMYGLTGCGILYGKKKWLEAMPPYQTGGGMVKQVTLREAIYQDPPYKFEAGTPPLAAIISFSEALKFILSIGYSRLAAHEDSLLAYALAGLSRMPAVQLVGTATHKVGIIAFNLAGMHHLDVGLFLDAKGIAVRTGHCCTQPLMERLGIEGVVRISFAVYNTIEEVDRFFDALQQIIYKGTY encoded by the coding sequence ATGTTTGCTACGCGTCCTTTAGATATAGGCCAGATTAGGGCTTTGTTCCCTATTCTAAATCAACAGGTGCATCATACACCTTTGGTCTATTTTGACAATGCCGCTACGGTCCATAAGCCACTTTCTGTTATAGATTCTGCCATCCATTTTTATCAGCAGGATAATGCCAATATTCATCGCGGCGTGCATGCCTTAGCGGCTCGTTCTACGACCGCTTTAGAGGAAACCCGTCTGGCCGTACAAAAATTTATACATGCCCCTGAGGTAGAAAATATTGTTTTTACTTCAGGTACTACAGAAGCCATTAACTTAATCGCAGCCACTTATGGAGCGATGGTAGTGGGTGAAGGAGATGAAGTGGTCATTTCTGAAATGGAGCATCATGCCAACCTCATTCCTTGGCAGCTGCTTTGTAAGCAACGAAAAGCTATTTTAAGGGTGATTCCTATAGATGACAAGGGGCAATTGGATCTTACCCATCTTTCGTTTACCACCCGCACCAAGATCGTTGCATTGAGTTATGTTTCCAATACATTGGGCACCATTAATCCCATTAAAACCATTATCGATCAAGCACATGAAATAGGTGCCGTTGTGGTCATCGATGGTGCGCAAGCAGTGGCCCATATGCCTATTAATGTTACCGACTTAGACTGTGATTTTTTTGTTTTTTCTGCCCATAAAATGTATGGACTTACTGGGTGTGGCATTTTATATGGTAAGAAAAAGTGGTTAGAAGCCATGCCGCCCTATCAGACAGGTGGTGGAATGGTCAAACAGGTTACTTTAAGAGAAGCCATCTACCAAGATCCTCCCTATAAATTTGAAGCAGGCACACCACCATTGGCTGCTATTATCTCTTTTTCAGAAGCACTTAAGTTTATTTTAAGTATAGGCTATTCCAGGTTAGCTGCCCATGAAGACAGCTTATTGGCTTATGCATTGGCTGGTTTAAGCCGTATGCCAGCGGTACAATTGGTAGGTACTGCTACCCATAAAGTAGGTATTATTGCTTTTAATTTGGCTGGTATGCACCACTTAGATGTAGGTCTATTTTTAGACGCCAAAGGCATTGCCGTTCGTACAGGCCATTGTTGTACCCAGCCACTTATGGAAAGGCTGGGGATAGAGGGGGTGGTCCGTATTTCTTTTGCGGTCTATAATACCATTGAAGAAGTAGATCGGTTTTTCGATGCATTGCAACAGATTATTTATAAAGGAACGTATTAG
- a CDS encoding SufE family protein produces the protein MVQIGFKTVDQHQDEIIDAFATLSDDRVAMLDYLIDLGNTLVPMDPFYKTADYLVQGCMSKVWVAHTCIEERLFFQADSNTAITKGLIALLLKVLSGQSVQAIIAADLYFIEAIGIRSLIGFQRASGLAHMIKTLKLRGLSTFSSSNASIMPNYGLV, from the coding sequence ATGGTACAAATAGGATTTAAAACAGTGGATCAACACCAAGACGAAATCATAGATGCCTTTGCAACCTTGTCTGATGATAGAGTCGCCATGCTGGACTACCTGATTGATTTAGGGAATACATTAGTCCCCATGGATCCCTTCTATAAGACAGCGGACTATTTGGTGCAAGGCTGTATGTCTAAGGTATGGGTAGCCCATACATGTATAGAAGAACGGCTATTTTTTCAAGCTGATAGCAATACCGCTATTACAAAAGGATTAATTGCTTTGCTATTAAAGGTATTGTCTGGCCAATCTGTACAAGCTATTATAGCGGCCGATCTCTATTTTATAGAAGCCATTGGCATCCGTTCATTGATTGGATTTCAGCGTGCCAGCGGCTTGGCACATATGATTAAAACCCTCAAGCTAAGGGGGTTATCTACATTTAGTAGCAGTAACGCATCTATCATGCCTAATTATGGGCTCGTTTAA
- the dnaB gene encoding replicative DNA helicase gives MKTYTNNQVPSNLSDTLAVNAKCPPHALDLEEGVLGALMLEKEALVSVIDLLRPESFYKESHQEIYRAILQLFNDSEPIDMLTVVNQLRKDGKLAAVGGSYYVSYLTTRISSSANIEFHARAILEYAMRRKLIEISSMVQKHAYDPTMDVFNTLDRTEQALFEVSDGNIRKSYLEMRSLLVEAFDSLSSRRTRANGLTGIPSGFTALDRITSGWQKFDLIIIAARPGMGKTAFVLSALRNAAIDYKTPVAIFSLEMGALQLVNRLISAEAELAGEKIKQGKLMDHEWEQLLHKTAALSSAPIYVDDTPALSVFELRTKCRRLKAKHDIQLVVIDYLQLMSGDPNRGGSNREQEIASISRALKSIAKELDIAVVALSQLSRAVETRGGSKRPQLSDLRESGSIEQDADLVLFLYRPEYYGLTEDESGNPTQGLTEVIVAKHRNGALDQVHLQFMGRYMKFMDADMPPSMVQPEQFVIHSSKANALDDASE, from the coding sequence ATGAAAACCTATACTAACAACCAGGTACCATCTAATCTATCTGATACCCTTGCCGTTAATGCAAAGTGTCCCCCGCATGCCTTAGATTTAGAAGAGGGCGTCTTGGGTGCATTGATGTTAGAGAAAGAAGCATTGGTGAGTGTGATTGATCTCTTGCGGCCTGAAAGTTTTTATAAAGAATCTCACCAGGAAATCTATCGAGCCATTCTACAGCTGTTTAATGACTCAGAGCCCATAGATATGCTTACGGTAGTCAATCAGTTGCGCAAGGATGGTAAATTGGCTGCAGTAGGCGGAAGCTATTATGTAAGCTATCTAACAACGCGCATTAGCTCTTCGGCCAATATTGAATTTCATGCCAGGGCTATTCTAGAATATGCCATGCGCAGAAAGCTAATAGAAATTTCCAGTATGGTTCAGAAGCATGCCTATGATCCTACTATGGATGTTTTTAATACTTTAGACCGCACGGAACAAGCACTATTTGAAGTTTCTGATGGAAACATTCGCAAGAGCTATCTAGAGATGCGTTCATTACTGGTAGAAGCCTTTGATAGTTTATCCAGTCGGCGTACCCGAGCCAATGGCCTTACTGGCATTCCAAGTGGGTTTACCGCTTTGGATCGTATTACCTCTGGTTGGCAGAAGTTTGATTTGATTATTATTGCTGCTAGGCCTGGTATGGGTAAAACTGCTTTTGTACTCTCTGCTTTACGCAATGCAGCTATAGATTATAAGACACCGGTGGCTATTTTTTCCTTAGAAATGGGTGCATTACAGCTCGTTAATCGGTTGATATCAGCTGAAGCAGAGCTAGCCGGTGAAAAAATAAAGCAAGGTAAATTAATGGACCATGAGTGGGAACAATTGCTTCATAAGACGGCTGCGCTTTCCAGTGCCCCGATTTATGTAGATGATACGCCTGCACTTTCTGTCTTTGAACTGCGCACCAAATGTAGAAGGTTAAAAGCCAAACATGATATCCAACTGGTGGTTATTGACTATTTGCAGTTGATGTCAGGCGATCCTAATAGAGGAGGGAGCAATCGCGAACAAGAGATTGCTTCGATTTCACGGGCGCTTAAAAGCATTGCCAAGGAGTTGGACATTGCGGTGGTGGCGCTTTCGCAGTTAAGCAGGGCAGTAGAAACACGTGGAGGAAGTAAACGGCCCCAATTATCTGATTTGCGTGAATCTGGTTCTATTGAACAAGATGCAGATCTTGTTTTATTTTTATATAGACCAGAATATTATGGACTAACAGAAGATGAGTCGGGCAATCCTACACAGGGGCTAACAGAGGTTATTGTGGCCAAGCACCGGAATGGCGCATTAGATCAGGTCCATTTGCAATTTATGGGCCGATATATGAAATTTATGGATGCCGATATGCCCCCTTCTATGGTTCAACCGGAACAGTTTGTCATTCATTCAAGCAAGGCCAATGCGTTAGATGATGCATCTGAATAG